CTGGCAGACGTGAAGAGCGTAACCTATGAGATGGACATGGATATGGGTTTGTCCGTAGCCGATCAGTCCTTTACCAGCAAAACGCTGGCTACCATTGACTATATTCAAGATCCTCTAGCCATGAAAATTCAGATGTCCATGGACATGGGGGCACAGGGCTCCGCTGACATTACCATGTATGCAGAAAAAGTAGATGACAAATATGTTATGTATATGTCTCCTGACGGCACAAGCTGGATGAAAAACACATCCGATGATGCCAGTGAGTTCGGCATGTACGATGCTCAGGATACCATGGGGGTATATCTCGATGGCTTCACAAACTTGACAGAGGCTGGAACTGAAGCGATCAACGGCAGCGATGCCGTGCGCTATGATGGCGTTATTTCCAAGGATTCCCTGGAAGATGTTTTGACCGCCTCTGGTGTATTAGATCAGTTTGCTCAGTACGGGCTGACCGAAGAGGAACTGGATACCCTTTATGAGGGGCTGGACGATTTGGCTGCTTCCATCTGGATTGACAAGGAAAGTGAGCTTCCCGTAAAGTATACCATGGATATGACCACCCTCATGCAGCAGTTGTTTGCTAAAGTGCAAGAGGGAAGCAATACCAAGAACCTGCCTGCGGATATGAAGGTAGATTCCTTAGTTGTAAGTCTGACCCTGTCTAACTTTAATGGTGTAAAAGCCATTGATATTCCGGCTGAAGCCAGAAACGGTGTCGAAACTGATTTTTAAATACTTACACAGGCTGCCTAAAACAGCCATAAAAACAGAGCCCAAGTGATTGCAGAAGCAGCCACTGGGCTCTGTTTTTTTAAGAATTCAGACATAAGGATATAAAATCCTTCATCTGGTCCGTCAAATATTTGTTTTTGTGATAAATTATTTTGAATTTGCGTTCAAAGCGAATGCCTTCTATCCCTTTTACACACAGGCTT
The genomic region above belongs to Aminipila butyrica and contains:
- a CDS encoding DUF6612 family protein; translation: MKISRRLTTLGLAVALVAGLAGCGGGSSSDVLKTAQKKLADVKSVTYEMDMDMGLSVADQSFTSKTLATIDYIQDPLAMKIQMSMDMGAQGSADITMYAEKVDDKYVMYMSPDGTSWMKNTSDDASEFGMYDAQDTMGVYLDGFTNLTEAGTEAINGSDAVRYDGVISKDSLEDVLTASGVLDQFAQYGLTEEELDTLYEGLDDLAASIWIDKESELPVKYTMDMTTLMQQLFAKVQEGSNTKNLPADMKVDSLVVSLTLSNFNGVKAIDIPAEARNGVETDF